The nucleotide window CCAGTGCGAGCACCCGGCCGTCGGGACCGAAGAGCCCGTAGGTGCCCTCGACGCCGGCCGCCGGGATGCGCTGGCCGTGGCGGACCGCTTTCGCCGTGGCGGCGTCGAGGTCGCGGCGCGGGAACGCGGCGGCGACGGCGGCGTCGAGGTCGAGGCTCAGTTCGGGCTGCTGCTCGAGCTGGTCGAGCGTCCTCGCCTTGGCGAGGGTGAAGGGCCCGACGGTGGTGCGCCGGAGGGCCTTCAGGTGACCGCCGACGCCGAGGTCCGCGCCGAGGTCGCGGGCCAGCGCGCGGACGTAGGTGCCCGAGGAGCACTCGACGACGGCGTCGACCTCGACGTGGTCCTCCTCGTGCCGGACGGCCAGGACGTCGAACCGGTAGACGGTGACCGGGCGGGCCGGGATGACGACGTCCTCGCCGGCGCGGACGCGGGCGTAGGCGCGCTTGCCGTCGATCTTGACCGCACTGACCGCGCTGGGGACCTGCTGGATGTCGCCGGTGAGCTTGGCTATGCCCGCGGCGATGTCTTCGTCGGTGGTGGCCTTCGTGTCCGCGGTCGTGAGGACTTCGCCCTCGGCGTCGTCGGTGGTGGTGCTGCTGCCGAGGCTGAGGGTGGCCAGGTAGGTCTTGCGGTCCAGGGCCAGGTGACCGAGCAGCTTGGTGGCGCGCTCGATGCCGAGCACCAGCACACCGGTGGCCATCGGGTCGAGCGTGCCGGCGTGTCCGACCTTGCGGGTGCCCATGATCCGGCGGGCGCGGGCGACGACGTCGTGCGACGTCATGCCGGCGGGCTTGTCGACGATGAGGAGGCCGGGAGGCGGGGCGGGGCGGCGGGGCGGTTTCGAGCTCGACACGCGGCAAACCCTAGCGGCCGCTTGTCGTGGATCGATCAGCCCGCTCGGCCGGGCCCTCGCCAGCGCCCCAATGTGGCGTTGGTTGCGTTGGACGCACCCAATGTGGCGTTCGGTGCGTCTGACGCACCGAACGCCACATTGGGGCGCTTGGGTCTGCCGCCGCGATCGGGGTCTCGCGCGTGCCGGCGCCGTGCGGCTCGCCGGGGAACCGGGCTGGAGCGGGTCACCCCTGCACTCGTCGCCGCGGGCCGTACCCGCTCACGAGCGGCGCGGGTCACGGCGCGGCGGGTGATCAGGCGGCCACGATCGGCGTCTCCGGCAGGGCCGCGTCCCAGCGGCGGCGGGTGATCCGCACCGGCAGCTCCTCGCCGCGGGCCTCGGCGAGGAACAGGTGGGTGCGGGTCCGGCGCCACCACACGAGCATCCGGACCGTGCCGAACGCCAGGACCGCGACCAGGGCCAGCAGCGACAGCCGGAAGTCGCCGCCGGTCAGCTGCAGGAGGACGCCGACCGCGAGCGCGGCGATCGTCGTCGCCACGAAGCCGCCGACGTTGACCACGCCGGTCGCCGTGCCGACGCGGCTGAGCGGGTTGTAGTCGCGGGCGAGGGCGAAGCCGATCATCGACGCCGGGCCGCCGAGGGCGAGGAGGGCGAACGCGGGCACCAGCACCGGCAGGGGCACCTGGCCCGGCCAGCCCAGCAGCACCGCCCAGACCACCGCGGCCCCGCCGATGTAGCCGCCGACCAGCGGCATCCGCAGCGACGGGCGGCGGCCGATCAGGCCGCCGAGGAACGGGCCGCCCGCCATCGAGCCGAAGACGAAGACGGTGAGCAGCGCGCTCGCCGTCGCCTTCGACTGGCCTTGGCCCTGGACCAGCCAGGGGACGCCCCACAGCAGCGTCAGGGCGTTCGGGGCGAACATCGTGCTGAAGTGGACCCAGAAGCCCAGGCGCGTCCCCGGCGTCCGCCAGGCCTCGGCGACCTGGTGGGCGAGCTCGCGGGGACGGACCTCTTCGCGGACGGGTCGCTGTTCGCCGGCCGGGACGTCGCGGACCCGCAGGGCCACGACGACGGTGTAGAGGACGGTGACGGCGCCGACCGCGAGGAAGGTCGGGGTCCAGCCTGCACCGTCGAGGACGAGGGCGAGCGGGACGGTGGCGGCGAGGTTGCCGATGTAGCCGACGGCCGCGGTGAACGACGTCAGCAGGGCGTACTGGCGGCCCGGGAAGTGGGCCGCGACCAGGCGCAGGACGCTGACGAAGGTGAGCGCGTCGCCGAGGCCGAGGACACCGCGGGCGACCAGGCCGACGCCGTAGGAGCCGGCGACACCGAGCAGGAGCTGGCCGGCGCCGAGCACCAGCACGGCGACGGTGAGGACGCGGCGGGGACCGTAGCGGTCGACCAGGACGCCGGTCGGGATCTGCATCGCGGCGTAGACGCCGACCTGCAGGACGGTGAAGGTCCCGAGCGCGGCCGCGCCGACACCGAAGCGTTCGGC belongs to Amycolatopsis tolypomycina and includes:
- the truB gene encoding tRNA pseudouridine(55) synthase TruB, producing the protein MSSSKPPRRPAPPPGLLIVDKPAGMTSHDVVARARRIMGTRKVGHAGTLDPMATGVLVLGIERATKLLGHLALDRKTYLATLSLGSSTTTDDAEGEVLTTADTKATTDEDIAAGIAKLTGDIQQVPSAVSAVKIDGKRAYARVRAGEDVVIPARPVTVYRFDVLAVRHEEDHVEVDAVVECSSGTYVRALARDLGADLGVGGHLKALRRTTVGPFTLAKARTLDQLEQQPELSLDLDAAVAAAFPRRDLDAATAKAVRHGQRIPAAGVEGTYGLFGPDGRVLALAADEQGVSRAVVVLLPA
- a CDS encoding MFS transporter, producing the protein MPAPGRATARSWLIWLAAVTVYLLAVFHRTSFGVAGLQAAERFGVGAAALGTFTVLQVGVYAAMQIPTGVLVDRYGPRRVLTVAVLVLGAGQLLLGVAGSYGVGLVARGVLGLGDALTFVSVLRLVAAHFPGRQYALLTSFTAAVGYIGNLAATVPLALVLDGAGWTPTFLAVGAVTVLYTVVVALRVRDVPAGEQRPVREEVRPRELAHQVAEAWRTPGTRLGFWVHFSTMFAPNALTLLWGVPWLVQGQGQSKATASALLTVFVFGSMAGGPFLGGLIGRRPSLRMPLVGGYIGGAAVVWAVLLGWPGQVPLPVLVPAFALLALGGPASMIGFALARDYNPLSRVGTATGVVNVGGFVATTIAALAVGVLLQLTGGDFRLSLLALVAVLAFGTVRMLVWWRRTRTHLFLAEARGEELPVRITRRRWDAALPETPIVAA